From Hippoglossus stenolepis isolate QCI-W04-F060 chromosome 6, HSTE1.2, whole genome shotgun sequence, a single genomic window includes:
- the srms gene encoding tyrosine-protein kinase Srms, whose product MEGCCRSCMPCLGRLWNWIWPDFRYPNVPNHNHVIANPAAQAAEIRTVSGDIRVPSPKKRPVQLYAALFDFVARSDDELTVKEGDKLSVIEKRGDYVLAKKLTGSLESGLIPANYLALLQDEFAKHKWYYGNINRVKAEKLLLASQNKDGSFLVRISESHSDEYTISARSEGKVYHFRIQRSTIGAYFVSDKISFATLGELISYYQKNPRSLGVLLEEPCAQQRELFDMEPWERPREEFKLHKKLGEGHFGEVWEAQWTTENKKVAIKMLKQEDTKQDEFVKEVQALKSLHHPKLIQLLAMCSRGEPVYIVTELMSKGSLKSYLASAEGQVLTSAHLIYMGSQIAEGMAYLEDRNIVHRDLAARNVLVGDDLVCKVADFGLARIIKDSVYTASRNTKIPVRWTAPEAAIYQRFSVKSDVWSFGVLLYEMMSRGKMPYEGKNNKEVLDLLSSGFRLPCPTRCPQNIYRIMMDCWAAEPSQRPSFHALHSQLDSIYARIYFKTIEV is encoded by the exons ATGGAGGGCTGCTGCCGCTCGTGTATGCCGTGTCTCGGCCGGCTGTGGAACTGGATCTGGCCCGACTTCCGCTACCCCAACGTCCCCAACCACAACCATGTGATCGCCAACCCGGCGGCGCAGGCGGCGGAGATCCGCACCGTGTCCGGGGACATCCGCGTCCCGTCCCCCAAGAAGCGGCCGGTGCAGCTGTACGCGGCGCTGTTCGACTTCGTGGCCCGAAGCGACGACGAGCTGACGGTGAAGGAGGGAGACAAGCTGTCGGTCATCGAGAAGCGGGGCGACTACGTGCTGGCGAAGAAACTCACCGGGTCCCTGGAGTCCGGACTGATCCCGGCCAACTACCTGGCGCTGCTGCAGGACGAGTTCGCCAAGCACAA gtgGTACTATGGGAACATAAACCGAGTGAAAGCTGAGAAGCTGCTTCTGGCTTCCCAAAACAAAGATGGCTCCTTCCTGGTTCGCATCAGTGAGAGTCACAGTGACGAGTACACGATCTCCG cCCGCAGTGAGGGGAAGGTTTACCACTTCAGGATCCAGCGCTCCACCATCGGTGCGTACTTCGTCTCAGATAAGATCTCCTTCGCCACGCTGGGAGAGCTCATCTCCTACTACCAGAAGAACCCCCGCAGCCTGGgggtgctgctggaggagcccTGCGCCCAACAG CGGGAGCTCTTCGACATGGAGCCGTGGGAACGACCTCGAGAGGAGTTCAAGCTCCACAAGAAGCTGGGAGAGGGACACTTCGGGGAGGTGTGGGAGGCTCAGTGGACCACGGAGAACAAGAAGGTGGCCATCAAGATGCTCAAACAAG AGGACACGAAGCAGGACGAGTTCGTGAAGGAGGTTCAGGCGCTGAAGAGCCTCCATCACCCCAAGCTGATCCAGCTGCTGGCCATGTGCTCCAGAGGAGAGCCGGTCTACATCGTGACCGAGCTCATGAGCAAAGGGAGCCTCAAGTCCTACCTCGCCT CTGCTGAAGGTCAGGTGCTGACGTCCGCTCACCTCATCTACATGGGCAGTCAGATCGCAGAGGGCATGGCCTACCTGGAGGACAGGAACATCGTCCACAGGGACCTGGCGGCCAGGAACGTCCTGGTGGGGGACGACCTGGTCTGCAAGGTGGCCGACTTCGGACTGGCTCGGATTATTAAG GACAGTGTTTATACAGCGAGCAGGAACACAAAGATCCCCGTGCGCTGGACGGCGCCGGAGGCGGCGATTTACCAGCGGTTCTCTGTCAAATCAGACGTTTGGTCGTTTGGCGTTTTGCTGTACGAGATGATGTCACGTGGCAAAATGCCTTATGAAG gaaaaaacaacaaggagGTGTTGGATCTGCTGTCCTCTGGATTCCGGCTGCCCTGTCCAACCCGCTGTCCTCAGAATATTTACCGTATCATGATGGACTGCTGGGCCGCTGAGCCGTCCCAGAGACCCTCCTTCCACGCCCTGCACAGCCAGCTGGACTCAATCTATGCCCGGATATATTTCAAGACTATAGAGGTAtag
- the ptk6b gene encoding protein-tyrosine kinase 6b translates to MKDVFNATHVHNRLFVRKTSRGLLHPPPVRQGDRQGERQGDILVDRQEDGQVDRQGHTGNTQVDRQGDRQVDRGHSWSSMGECLRRACPCLETLWQRSSGEKKPSAGEGGGGGGGEETAPQETGSDSSSLYTAVWPFEARHEDELSFLGGDLFRVTSRSGDWWTARKMDPNGRVLESGIVPNNYLVRAESLKLQPWFFGKMNRFEAQGHLQGAGNEDGSFLIRQSEKDNVGYVLSVRSSSRVKHFRIHQAADVFSVEPTQSFSSLVELVTHYGSNSLVNTGRLGTLCRRKKPDTPDLNHFTVDEWELPQEQFTLEEELGTGYFADVYRGRWKNHINVAIKIIKSDTELNHREFQREVQILKSLRHRHLISLFAVCTASSPYYIITELMEKGSLLTFLRGPEGALQDAAALIDMGAQVADGMSYLEEQNSIHRDLAARNVLVGGDYICKVADFGLARVIKEPFYISEDKKIPYKWCAPEAISHGKFSNKSDVWSFGVLLYEIITYGGVPYPAFSNQEVFQQVTKGYRMPAPAKCPDLLYGIMMQCWCHEPNERPHFKSLKPQLDGSSYEMG, encoded by the exons ATGAAGGATGTTTTTAATGCCACACACGTCCACAACAGG CTGTTTGTCCGGAAGACATCCCGAGgactcctccatcctccacctgTCCGACAGGGggacagacagggggagagacagGGGGACATACTGGTGGACAGACAGGAGGAcggacaggtggacagacagggacacacagggaacacacaggtggacagacagggggacagacaggtggacagggGCCATTCATGGTCATCTATGGGCGAGTGTCTGCGCAGAGCTTGTCCATGTCTGGAAACACTATGGCAGAGGAGCTCCGGAGAGAAGAAGCCctcagctggagaaggaggaggaggaggaggaggtgaggagaccGCACCGCAGGAGACAgggtctgacagcagctccctGTACACGGCGGTGTGGCCCTTCGAGGCCCGGCACGAGGACGAGCTGAGCTTCCTGGGGGGGGACCTGTTCCGCGTCACGAGCCGCAGCGGGGACTGGTGGACCGCGCGCAAGATGGACCCGAACGGGCGCGTCCTGGAATCCGGGATCGTCCCCAACAACTACCTGGTCCGAGCCGAGTCCCTGAAGCTGCAACC ATGGTTTTTTGGTAAAATGAACCGCTTCGAGGCTCAGGGTCATCTGCAGGGAGCAGGAAACGAAGACGGGTCCTTCCTCATCCGCCAGAGCGAGAAAGACAACGTGGGATATGTTCTCTCAG tgagGTCAAGCAGTCGAGTGAAGCACTTCAGAATCCACCAAGCAGCAGACGTGTTCTCCGTGGAGCCGACCCAGAGCTTCAGCTCCCTGGTGGAGCTGGTGACGCACTACGGCTCCAACAGCCTCGTCAACACGGGGCGCCTGGGAACCCTCTGCAGGAGA AAGAAACCCGACACCCCAGACCTGAACCACTTCACAGTGGACGAGTGGGAGCTGCCGCAGGAGCAGTTCAccctggaggaggagctggggacGGGGTACTTCGCTGACGTGTACCGAGGACGCTGGAAAAACCACATCAACGTCGCCATCAAGATCATCAAGAGTG ACACGGAGTTGAACCACCGGGAGTTTCAGAGGGAGGTTCAGATCCTGAAGAGTCTCCGTCACCGTCACCTCATCTCTCTGTTCGCTGTGTGCACGGCGTCGTCTCCGTATTACATCATCACCGAGCTGATGGAGAAAGGCAGCCTGCTCACGTTCCTCAGAG GCCCAGAGGGGGCGCTGCAGGACGCCGCGGCGCTCATTGACATGGGGGCCCAGGTGGCTGATGGGATGTCGTACCTGGAGGAGCAGAACAGCATCCACAGAGATCTGGCGGCTCGAAACGTGCTGGTGGGAGGCGACTACATCTGTAAGGTGGCCGACTTCGGTCTGGCCCGAGTGATCAAG GAGCCGTTCTACATCTCAGAGGATAAGAAGATTCCCTACAAGTGGTGCGCTCCCGAGGCCATCAGCCACGGGAAGTTCTCCAACAAGTCGGACGTCTGGTCTTTCGGCGTCTTGCTCTATGAGATCATCACGTACGGAGGCGTTCCTTACCCAG CCTTCAGTAATCAGGAAGTGTTCCAGCAGGTCACTAAAGGTTACAGGATGCCTGCTCCCGCCAAGTGCCCCGACCTTCTGTACGGCATCATGATGCAGTGTTGGTGCCACGAGCCCAACGAGCGGCCGCATTTCAAGTCCCTGAAGCCGCAGCTGGACGGCAGCTCGTACGAGATGGGGTGA